In Polaribacter sp. Hel_I_88, the following proteins share a genomic window:
- a CDS encoding UPF0158 family protein produces the protein MENSKTNIIKEIASHLECGENCYYNPKTNELITIPQSLENDEDEEFMEFFQETINKIKNHKKDYIRIPVLESFESFKIMENFVDEISDKIFKNRLENMLQKRKPFRNFKDEVESSVYREAWFAFRQKEMEKIVEEILKIKENGNY, from the coding sequence ATGGAAAACTCAAAAACCAACATAATAAAGGAAATTGCAAGTCATTTAGAATGTGGGGAAAATTGTTATTACAATCCCAAAACAAATGAACTCATCACAATTCCTCAATCTTTAGAAAATGATGAGGATGAAGAATTTATGGAATTCTTTCAAGAAACCATCAATAAAATTAAAAATCATAAAAAAGATTACATAAGAATTCCTGTTTTAGAAAGCTTTGAATCGTTTAAGATTATGGAGAATTTTGTTGATGAAATTTCTGATAAAATTTTCAAAAATAGATTAGAAAATATGCTACAAAAAAGAAAACCTTTTAGAAATTTTAAAGATGAAGTTGAAAGTTCTGTGTATAGAGAGGCTTGGTTTGCCTTTAGGCAAAAAGAAATGGAAAAGATTGTTGAGGAAATTTTAAAAATTAAGGAAAATGGCAATTATTAA